The following DNA comes from Phytohabitans rumicis.
CTTCTTCGCCTTCACCATCACCCCGCAACCGGCCACCGACGGCGAGGCGCTGGCCCTCGACATCAGCGTGCCGGCCGTCTACACCGACGTGTTGGACTCGTTGGCGCAGCGGGCCGCGGCCGTCTCGACGGGCACCGCGTCGTGACCGCCTTGCTGTATCTGGCCGAGCTCGCCGACCGCGCCGGTGTGCCGGCTGCGCGGATGCGGGACTTCGACGACGCGGGGCTGTTGCCGGCCGCGCGCCGGGACGGTGACCGGTACGGCTACCACCCGGATGAGGCCACCGTCGTGCGGCTGTTTGACGACGCGGATCGGCTCGGCATCCCCACCGCCGACCTGACCGACCTGGCCGCCGGCTGGCGGTCCGGTGACTGCCAGGCCGCTCAAGACACCCTCGCCCACGCCGTGACCCGCCGCACCACCGTCGTCCAGGACCAGATCACCGCCCAACTGCGCGACGCCATGCAGGCGGGTGCCGGCAGGGACCGGTGGGCGCAGGTCACCGGCGACAGCCTCCCGGCGTTTGAGCAGGCCGCCTGCCTCCAGGCAGCCTCGAAGGTGCTGGCCGGCGCCGACCACACCGGCCCGTGCGGCCCCGAGTGTGCGTGCACGACCGCGTTGACCGCACCGGCCGCCACCTACCAGTTCCCGGGCGGTGACGGCGACGCGTTGAGCTGCGACCTGGCCGCCGCCGGCGGCGACGCGCAGCAGCGGATCGGCGCCTGGCAGCAGGTCCTGGCCCAGGTTCAGGCCCGCGAGCCGCTGCCGGATACCACCACCGGGTTGGCGTTGCGGTTCCCGCTGGACGGGGACCTGGCCGCGATCCTTGCCCGGCTGGCCGCCGCCGAGTACCGGTGCTGCTCCTTCGGCTCCTACACCCTCGTCATTGACGGCGACGGGCTGACGCTGCAGGTCCGCATGCCCGACGGCGCCGCCGACCAACTCGCTGCCGTGCCCGGCACCCCCGACACACCCGCATGGGAGGCACCTGGTGCGAACGATCGACCGTGAGGAACTACTCATCCTGCTCGGCAAAGCCGACTGGACACTAGCCGGCCTGCCCCTGCACGGCACCCGCACGACCACACCGGAGGCCGCCTGATGACCACCGAACGCGCCGGGCTGCGCACTGGTGAGGTCGCCGAACAGGCCGGCGTCAACATCCAAACCCTGCGCTACTACGAACGCCGCGGCCTGCTCGCCCAACCACGGCGCAGCATCGGCGGGCACCGCATCTACCCCGAAGACACCGTCACCCTGCTCGGCGTCATCAAAACCGCGCAACGGCTCGGCTTCACCCTCGACGAGGTCGCTGAACTCCTCGAAGCCGGCCGGCGCCGCCACCCTCACCCGACCTTCGCCAACGCGCCACCGACAAGATCACCGAGATCGACGCCAAGATTGCCGACCTGACCGCGATGCGTGACGCGCTCACCGAGGTTGTTGCCGCCGAGTGCGACAGCCTCGCCAACTGCACCTGCCCCGACTGCCCGATCCCTTTCATCGACATCAATCGCCTGGACGGAACCCGCCCATGACCCTGCCCACGAAGTCGCCGGCCGCCGCCGGCCACCAACCCACCCCGATCCAGATCGACAACAAACCACCCACCCGGAGCAAGGTCACCGGCGCATTGGCCGCCCTCGCCTGCGCCGCCTGCTGCGCCCTGCCGCTGCTCATCGCCGCTGGCGTACTCACCGGTGCCGGCGCTGGCCTCCTGGAGAAGACCCTCATCGCTGTCGCCGCCATCCTGGGCGCCGCCGCCCTGGGCATGTGGTGGCTGCACCGGCGCCGCGGCGCCCGCGCTGGCTGCGGCACCGCAGGCTGTGACTGCTGATCTCGACGTGTTTCGGCGTCGCAGTGTGGTGGCATACCCCAGTGACGATCCTCCGGTCCATCGCCCTGTTCCTGGCCGCCGCTGTCGCTGAGATCGGCGGCGCGTGGCTCGTCTGGCAAGGTGTCCGCGAACACCGCCTCGCCTGGGCCATCGTCGTGGACAAGTTCCGCCCCGACCGCTACGACCTGACCGGCGCCGCACTCTGCCTGGCCGGCGTCGCCGTCATCATGTACGCACCACGCGGCTAAACGCCGAGCGGGGGCGCTGACTCGACCCACGGGGTTGGCGGTGCGGGGGTTGACCTCGTCGGCGTCGGCGTTGGGGTTGCTGCTGCCGGTGCCGCGCCGCGATCTGACGGTTCTCGATGTTCGCGAGTTTGGGCACCATCCCCAAGGGCTCACCGGCTTGTTTCCGCCCTGCTCCCGATGCTGACTCACGGTGGTGACGCGCGTCGCCGGTCCGCGCGATTCGCGGCATGATCGCGCGCCGCGTACGCAGATGGGCGTGCTGGCTGTCCACGACGCCGGATTCGGGGCTCCCGAGGGGTTCGGCTCGGGCGGGGGTGGACCGATTCGATGAAGGTGATCAGCTCCTCTGAGAGGAGTTCGGGTGCGAGCACGGGCGCGAAGTGGCCGACGCCCGGCAGTTCGCGGATGTGCGTGTCGGGGACATGCCGGGCGATGTGCTCTGCCGACTCGGCCCACAGGGCCTTGAGCAAGGTCTGCTCGCCGCGCAGGACCAGCACCGGGACACTTACCTGCTCGAGCGCCTCGGGGTCGATGGACCGTGGGCCTTCGTAGGCGCGGTCCTGCCTGAGGTCGTTGAGCAGGGCCGGGACGGCGCCCGCCCAGCGCTCGAAGAAGGTCGTCGGCTCCAAGGCGGCGACTTCGTCGTCGGTGCAGATCCCGGCGGCGAAGGCGCGGATGGCGTCGACGAGCCGGCCGTCGGCAGCAGCCATGCCCACCTTCTGCAACGCGGCGCCGAGCCGTGGCATGTCGGCTTCTCCCGAGCCGGGGACGACCGGCTCGTAGGTGGCGACGGCGATCACCGAGTCGCTCTGCGCCGCCGCGCCCAGACACCACGGCCCGCTGCCCGACCAGCCCACGACGCCCACCGGCTCGCCGATGCTGTCGACGAAGGCGGTGACGTCCTCGACCAGGCGCGGCGGCGTGTGGTCGGGGTGGTCGCCCGACAGGCCGCGGCCGCGGGTGCTCGGCAGGTAGCAGGTGAACCGGTCGGTGAGGTGTGGCAGCAGCGCCTCCCAGGCGAGGTCGCCGTGTCCGATCCCGCCGTGGACCAGCACCAGTGCCGGTCCTTCACCCGCGACTCGTCCGGCGAGCTCGGTGCCGTCGGCGCAGACGGCTCGGTGGATCCGCTTGTCGTTCATGGTGGTGCTCCCGATCGTTTCGGCGCCGGTGGTTGGCGCGTCTTCGAAAGGACGCTAGGAAGCGCGTCGGGTGCGGGGCATCGGCGGAACCAGCCGACCTGCGGCGGCTCGGCTACGCGGTCCTGCGTAGTCGCGTCCGGCTCAACGGGTGGTGGCCATCCCGCGCTCGATGGCGTAACGGGCGGCCTGGGTGCGGGAGGTGACACCGAGCTTGTGGTAGATGTTCGTCAGGTGCCGGCCGACCGTGCGGTCGCTGATGAACAACTGCTCGCCGATCTCCCGGTTGGAGCGTCCTTCGGCGACGAGCGTCAGCACCTCGCACTCGCGCCGGCTCAGTCCGTCGGGCGCCTCCGCACCCGGCCGGGGGACGCCCAGCAGCTCGTACGCCTCTTGCGCCCGTGTGTCCTCCGCGGCGGCGGACGCCTCATCGCCGAGTGCCCTGTATGTC
Coding sequences within:
- a CDS encoding YnfA family protein, which codes for MTILRSIALFLAAAVAEIGGAWLVWQGVREHRLAWAIVVDKFRPDRYDLTGAALCLAGVAVIMYAPRG
- a CDS encoding alpha/beta fold hydrolase — protein: MNDKRIHRAVCADGTELAGRVAGEGPALVLVHGGIGHGDLAWEALLPHLTDRFTCYLPSTRGRGLSGDHPDHTPPRLVEDVTAFVDSIGEPVGVVGWSGSGPWCLGAAAQSDSVIAVATYEPVVPGSGEADMPRLGAALQKVGMAAADGRLVDAIRAFAAGICTDDEVAALEPTTFFERWAGAVPALLNDLRQDRAYEGPRSIDPEALEQVSVPVLVLRGEQTLLKALWAESAEHIARHVPDTHIRELPGVGHFAPVLAPELLSEELITFIESVHPRPSRTPREPRIRRRGQPARPSAYAARDHAANRADRRRASPP